One Trichosurus vulpecula isolate mTriVul1 chromosome 7, mTriVul1.pri, whole genome shotgun sequence genomic region harbors:
- the MDGA1 gene encoding MAM domain-containing glycosylphosphatidylinositol anchor protein 1 translates to MEVTCLLLLTLVPMYCKGQGVYAPAQAQIVHAGQACVVKEDNISERVYTIREGDTLVLQCLVTGHPRPQVRWTKTAGSASDKFQETSVFNETLRIERIARTQGGRYYCKAENGVGVPAIKSIRVDVQYLDEPVLTVHQTVSDVRGSFYQEKTVFLRCTVNSNPPARFIWKRGSSTLSHSQDDGVDIYEPLYTQGETKVLKLKNLRPQDYASYTCQVSVRNVCGIPDKAITFRLTNTTAPPTLKLSVNETLVVNPGENVTVHCFLTGGDPQPQVLWSHGPGPLPLGSRAQGGTLTIPSVRAQDSGYYNCTAINNVGNPAKKTVNLLVRSMRNATFQITPDVIKESESIQLGQDLKLSCHVDAVPQEKVSYQWYKNGKLARISDRLLVTRNDPELPAVTSSLELIDLRFSDYGTYLCVASFQGAPVPDLSVEVNISSETVPPTISVPKGRSVVMVREGSSVELQCEVRGKPRPPVLWSRVDKEAGLLPSGAAMEETPDGKLRVERVSREMSGTYRCQTARYNGFNVRSREAQVQLNVQFPPVVEPTNQDVRQALGRPVLLRCTLLRGSPLRIASAVWRFNGHLLPTAPAPPNEAPDHAELRLDPLTRDSSGSYECTISNDVGAASCLFQVSAKAYSPEFYYDTPNPTRSHKLSKNYSYVLQWTQKEPDAVDPVLSYRLDIRQLSLRTSVTKPIPVRRVEKGQLLEYILTDLKVPHSYEVRLTPITTFGAGDMAARIIRYMEPTNSPNLSDNTCHFEDEKICGYTQDRADNFDWTRQNALTQNPKRSPNTGPPTDISGTPEGYYMFIETSRPRELGDRARLVSPLYNISAKLYCVSFFYHMYGKHIGSLNLLVRSRNKGALETHAWSLSGNRGNSWQQAHVPINPSGPFQIIFEGVRGSGYLGDIAIDDVSLKKGECPRKQVDPNKVVVMPGSGASCPPGPLSFGPLAVFLLAMLR, encoded by the exons ctCCAGCTCAGGCTCAGATTGTCCATGCAGGCCAGGCATGTGTAGTGAAAGAGGACAACATCAGTGAACGTGTCTACACTATTCGTGAGGGGGATACCCTTGTTTTGCAGTGCCTTGTCACTGGGCACCCACGACCCCAG gTTCGGTGGACAAAGACAGCTGGGAGTGCCTCGGATAAGTTCCAGGAGACATCAGTGTTTAACGAGACCCTTCGAATTGAGCGCATTGCTCGAACACAGGGTGGCCGCTACTACTGTAAAGCCGAGAATGGGGTGGGGGTCCCTGCAATCAAGTCCATCCGAGTAGATGTGCAGT ACCTGGATGAACCAGTTTTAACAGTGCACCAGACAGTGAGTGATGTTCGGGGTAGCTTCTACCAGGAGAAGACAGTGTTTCTTCGATGCACCGTCAACTCCAACCCACCAGCCCGATTCATCTGGAAGCGAGGCTCCAGCACCCTGTCCCACAGCCAGGATGATGGGGTTGACATCTATGAACCTCTCTACACTCAG GGGGAGACCAAGGTTCTAAAGCTGAAGAATCTGCGGCCCCAGGACTATGCCAGCTACACCTGCCAGGTGTCTGTTCGGAATGTGTGTGGCATTCCTGACAAGGCCATTACCTTCCGTCTCACCAACACCACAG CACCTCCCACCCTGAAGCTGTCAGTGAATGAGACATTGGTGGTGAATCCTGGAGAGAATGTGACAGTGCACTGTTTCCTGACTGGGGGTGACCCTCAGCCCCAGGTGCTATGGTCCCATGGTCCAGGTCCCCTGCCTCTAGGCAGCAGGGCCCAAGGTGGCACCCTTACCATCCCATCTGTTCGAGCCCAGGACTCTGGCTACTACAATTGCACGGCTATTAATAATGTGGGCAACCCAGCCAAGAAGACAGTCAACCTGCTGGTTCGAT CAATGAGGAATGCTACCTTCCAAATCACACCAGATGTGATCAAGGAGAGTGAGAGTATTCAGCTGGGTCAGGACCTGAAACTCTCATGCCACGTGGATGCTGTGCCTCAGGAGAAGGTGTCGTATCAGTGGTACAAGAATGGCAAGCTTGCCCGGATATCTGACCGACTGCTGGTGACTCGCAATGATCCTGAGCTGCCTGCTGTCACTAGCAGCTTGGAGCTCATTGACTTACGCTTCAGCGACTATGGCACCTACCTCTGTGTCGCCTCCTTTCAGGGTGCACCTGTGCCAGACCTTAGTGTTGAGGTCAACATCTCATCTGAGACAG TGCCCCCCACGATCAGCGTCCCCAAGGGCAGGTCAGTGGTGATGGTTCGTGAGGGGTCTTCCGTGGAGCTGCAGTGTGAAGTTCGGGGGAAGCCCAGGCCTCCCGTATTGTGGTCCCGAGTGGATAAGGAGGCTGGCCTGCTGCCCTCTGGAGCTGCCATGGAGGAGACGCCAGACGGGAAGCTACGGGTGGAACGAGTGAGCCGGGAGATGAGTGGGACCTACCGCTGTCAGACTGCTCGGTACAATGGCTTCAATGTTAGGTCCAGGGAAGCGCAGGTGCAGCTCAATGTGCAGT TTCCTCCAGTGGTGGAACCAACCAACCAGGACGTGCGCCAGGCCCTGGGCCGACCTGTACTGCTGCGTTGCACCTTGCTTCGAGGTAGCCCCCTGCGCATCGCCTCCGCTGTGTGGCGCTTCAATGGGCACCTCCTGCCAACGGCACCCGCTCCCCCTAACGAAGCCCCAGACCACGCAGAGCTGCGCCTTGACCCCCTCACCCGCGACAGCAGCGGCAGCTATGAGTGCACTATCTCCAACGATGTGGGCGCCGCCTCCTGCCTCTTCCAGGTGTCCG CCAAAGCCTACAGCCCGGAGTTTTACTACgacacccccaaccccacccgcAGCCACAAGCTGTCCAAGAACTACTCCTACGTGCTTCAGTGGACGCAGAAGGAGCCGGACGCCGTGGATCCTGTCCTCAGCTACCGGCTGGACATCCGCCAG CTAAGCCTTCGGACGTCTGTAACGAAGCCAATCCCAGTTCGCCGAGTGGAGAAGGGGCAGTTGCTTGAATACATACTGACTGACCTGAAGGTGCCCCATAGCTATGAGGTCCGCCTCACACCCATCACCACCTTTGGGGCTGGAGACATGGCTGCCCGCATTATCCGATACATGGAGC cAACCAACTCTCCGAACCTATCTG ATAATACCTGCCACTTTGAGGATGAGAAGATCTGTGGCTACACCCAGGATCGGGCAGACAACTTTGACTGGACTCGACAGAATGCCCTCACCCAGAACCCCAAACGCTCCCCCAACACTGGCCCCCCAACTGATATAAGTGGGACTCCAGAGG GTTATTACATGTTTATTGAGACATCCAGGCCCCGGGAGTTGGGGGACCGGGCAAGGCTTGTGAGCCCATTGTATAACATCAGTGCTAAGCTCTACTGTGTCTCCTTCTTCTACCACATGTACGGGAAGCACATTG GTTCTCTCAATCTTCTGGTGCGATCCCGGAACAAGGGGGCCCTGGAGACCCACGCATGGTCCCTGAGTGGTAATAGGGGCAACTCCTGGCAACAGGCTCATGTGCCCATCAACCCCAGTGGGCCTTTCCAG ATTATCTTTGAAGGGGTTCGAGGCTCAGGTTATTTGGGAGACATTGCCATCGATGACGTCAGTCTGAAGAAGGGAGAGTGTCCTAGGAAGCAAGTGGACCCCAACAAAG tGGTGGTGATGCCTGGCAGTGGTGCCTCCTGCCCACCTGGCCCCTTGTCCTTTGGGCCCCTCGCTGTCTTCCTCTTGGCAATGCTGAGATGA